The proteins below are encoded in one region of Phaseolus vulgaris cultivar G19833 chromosome 1, P. vulgaris v2.0, whole genome shotgun sequence:
- the LOC137814793 gene encoding probable WRKY transcription factor 69: protein MDTDANASPQPESEPSSELKSSETQTSKKRKMVEKTVVAVRIGENVGKLKNEGLPSDFWSWRKYGQKPIKGSPYPRGYYKCSTSKGCSAKKQVERCRTDASTLIITYTSAHNHPCPTTTTTTNSPQQPKESESETTQDLSATSKEEDPEHIEEEQRDNNNNKPSDEEKFLYLQSPIRCSQDIEMEQEDPFKLNTEKSHERIDLLLEEEEEPLCYAQVKNLSASKNEELDFFDELEELPMSSSFLPFTRSIFSDERIPVAPF, encoded by the exons ATGGACACTGATGCTAATGCCTCCCCCCAACCTGAGTCAGAGCCATCTTCAGAGCTCAAATCATCAGAGACTCAAACATCAAAGAAAAG GAAAATGGTTGAGAAAACAGTTGTGGCAGTGAGGATTGGAGAGAATGTTGGCAAGCTCAAGAATGAAGGGCTACCTTCGGATTTTTGGTCTTGGAGGAAATATGGACAAAAACCAATCAAAGGGTCTCCATATCCAAG GGGCTATTACAAGTGCAGCACATCCAAAGGTTGTTCAGCCAAAAAGCAAGTAGAGAGATGCAGAACAGATGCTTCAACGCTCATCATCACATACACCTCTGCGCATAACCATCCATgccccaccaccaccaccaccacaaaTTCACCCCAGCAACCAAAAGAATCCGAATCCGAAACCACCCAAGACCTCTCAGCTACCTCAAAGGAGGAAGATCCAGAACATATAGAAGAAGAGCAAAgggataataataataataagccCAGTGATGAAGAAAAATTTCTTTACTTGCAATCTCCAATACGATGCTCCCAAGACATAGAAATGGAACAAGAAGACCCTTTCAAGCTAAACACGGAGAAAAGCCATGAAAGAATAGATCTCCTCttggaggaggaagaagagccCCTTTGTTATGCACAAGTCAAGAACTTGTCTGCTTCCAAAAATGAAGAACTTGATTTTTTCGACGAGCTTGAGGAGTTGCCCATGTCTTCATCTTTCTTGCCCTTCACGAGGAGCATTTTTTCCGATGAAAGGATTCCCGTTGCCCCTTTTTGA